One window from the genome of Anser cygnoides isolate HZ-2024a breed goose chromosome 8, Taihu_goose_T2T_genome, whole genome shotgun sequence encodes:
- the SLC25A24 gene encoding mitochondrial adenyl nucleotide antiporter SLC25A24, with product MLQLLRLALPAAACDGGREGESRYANLFKKLDLNEDGRVDIAELQTGLRAMGIPLGKEAEEKIFKAGDTNQDGQLDFEEFMQYLKDHEKKMKLAFKSLDKNNDGKIEASEVVQSLKILGINISEKQAEKILQSIDADGTMSVDWNEWRDHFMFNPATDIEEIIRYWKHSTVLDIGDSLTVPDEFTEEEKKTGQWWKQLLAGGVAGAVSRTGTAPLDRLKVMMQVHGSKSNKMNIASGFKQMLKEGGVRSLWRGNGVNVVKIAPETAIKFWAYEQYKKILTKDDGNLGTVERFVSGSLAGATAQTSIYPMEVLKTRLAVGKTGQYSGMFDCAKKILKREGLKAFYKGYIPNILGIIPYAGIDLAVYELLKTTWLEHYASSSANPGVFVLLGCGTVSSTCGQLASYPLALVRTRMQAQASVEGAPQLNMVGLFQRIIATEGIQGLYRGIAPNFMKVLPAVSISYVVYEKMKQNLGIA from the exons ATGCTCCAGCTCCTGCGCCtggcgctgcccgccgccgcctgcgATGGGGGCCGGGAGGGCGAGTCGCGCTACGCCAACCTCTTCAAGAAGCTGGACCTCAACGAGGACGGCCGGGTGGACATCGCCGAGCTGCAGACCGGCCTCCGCGCCATGGGCATCCCCCTGGGCAAGGAGGCGGAGGAG AAAATCTTTAAGGCTGGAGATACTAACCAGGATGGGCAGCTAGATTTTGAAGAATTTATGCAGTATCTTAAAgatcatgaaaagaaaatgaaactggcGTTTAAGAGCCTGGACAAAAACAATGATG GAAAAATTGAAGCATCAGAAGTTGTCCAGTCCCTCAAGATACTGGGtataaacatttcagaaaaacaggCGGAAAAGATCCTGCAAAG TATTGATGCTGATGGGACAATGTCAGTAGACTGGAATGAGTGGAGAGATCATTTTATGTTTAACCCTGCTACAGACATTGAGGAAATAATTCGATATTGGAAACATTCCACT GTGCTGGATATTGGAGATAGTTTGACTGTTCCAGATGAGTtcacagaggaagagaaaaagactgGGCAGTGGTGGAAGCAGCTATTAGCAGGAGGAGTGGCTGGTGCTGTCTCTCGAACAGGTACAGCACCGTTAGATCGCCTTAAAGTGATGATGCAG gttcaTGGGTCAAAgtcaaacaaaatgaatataGCCAGTGGTTTTAAGCAAATGTTGAAAGAAGGTGGTGTCCGATCCCTCTGGAGGGGAAATGGTGTGAATGTTGTGAAAATAGCTCCTGAAACAGCTATTAAGTTCTGGGCTTATGAACAG TATAAGAAGATACTCACTAAGGATGATGGAAATCTAGGCACTGTTGAAAGATTTGTATCTGGTTCTTTGGCTGGGGCAACAGCACAAACTTCTATTTATCCCATGGAG gtTTTGAAGACCAGATTGGCTGTGGGTAAAACTGGGCAATATTCTGGGATGTTTGACTGTGCTAAGAAGATCTTGAAAAGAGAAGGTTTAAAGGCCTTCTACAAAGGCTATATTCCTAACATTTTGGGAATAATTCCTTATGCTGGCATTGACCTTGCTGTTTATGAG CTCTTAAAGACTACGTGGCTAGAACACTATGCATCAAGCTCTGCTAACCCAGGTGTTTTTGTATTGCTGGGATGTGGTACTGTTTCCAGTACATGTGGGCAGCTAGCCAGTTACCCTCTCGCTCTTGTCAGAACACGCATGCAGGCTCAAG CCTCAGTGGAAGGAGCTCCACAGCTAAACATGGTCGGTCTCTTTCAAAGAATTATTGCTACAGAAGGAATCCAAGGACTTTATCGGGGCATAGCCCCTAATTTTATGAAAGTGCTTCCAGCTGTCAGCATCAGTTACGTTGTATAcgaaaaaatgaaacagaatttggGAATAGcatga